One Eurosta solidaginis isolate ZX-2024a chromosome 5, ASM4086904v1, whole genome shotgun sequence DNA segment encodes these proteins:
- the Cpr65Az gene encoding endocuticle structural glycoprotein SgAbd-8 yields the protein MQSVQFNLVLCCCCIFGATLAVPRGYPKGEPPAPAPPPPKPPQPPNGGGYSYLPPNGGGDGGGNGGGAPGAGSDIPIIKLESKVNVDGSYQYEYETGNGIMAQESGYLKNADDPCKAHIAAEGSFSYTGPEGQSFVVTYTADENGFQPQGEHLPTPPPIPPEIQDALDKIAAGGGHPNDGGSGCPSADVCNGGGAPSPPNNGYIY from the exons ATGCAAAGCGTGCAG TTCAATCTTGTgctatgttgttgttgcattttcgGCGCAACACTAGCGGTTCCACGTGGTTATCCAAAAGGTGAACCACCAGCACCAGCGCCGCCACCACCAAAACCACCACAACCTCCTAATGGTGGAGGCTATTCATATCTACCACCAAATGGTGGTGGTGACGGAGGTGGCAATGGTGGTGGCGCACCGGGTGCAGGTTCTGATATTCCCATTATTAAGCTGGAGTCCAAAGTTAATGTCGACGGTTCATATCaa TACGAGTATGAGACCGGTAACGGCATAATGGCACAGGAGTCTGGTTATCTGAAGAATGCGGATGATCCTTGTAAGGCACATATAGCTGCTGAAGGCTCGTTTTCCTATACTGGACCAGAGGGTCAATCTTTTGTTGTTACATATACAGCAGATGAGAATGGTTTCCAGCCGCAGGGTGAGCATTTGCCCACACCGCCACCAATACCGCCCGAAATACAAGATGCATTGGATAAGATTGCAGCGGGTGGTGGACATCCCAATGATGGTGGTAGCGGTTGTCCTAGCGCTGATGTTTGTAATGGTGGCGGTGCTCCAAGTCCACCAAATAACGGTTATATTTATTAG